The genomic stretch GCCTTAAATTAAAAAAGCCCCCTAAGGGCCCCGGGGGCGCGGCCCTTAGGGGGTGGGACCGGATCCCAACAGGGAGGAGGCTAGAGCTTGAAGGACTCCATGAGCTCCTTAAGCTCCTGGGCCCTTTGGGTCAGCTGCTCCGCCTGTCTTGCTATGTCCGAGGACCCCTTGGCGCTCTCCTCCACGGACCGGTACACGGAGTCCATGGTGGAGGATATCTGAACCGTGGAGGCGGCGATGTGCTCCACCGCCGACTCCATCTCCGACGCCAGGGCGGACTGCTCCTCCGACACCGCCGCCAGGTCGGACAGCGAATCTATGACCCCCTTCACCGCCTGAGTGGCCCTTTCGAGCCTCTCCATGGCCCTTTGGGACATCTCCGAGGACCTGACTAGGACAACGCCGGAGGACTCTATGGACCCCACCGCCCCCTTAACCTGTTCCTTCAAGTCCCCGATGAGGTCCCCGATGGACCTGGAGGCCTGGTTCGACTCCTCCGCAAGCTTGCGGACCTCCTCCGCCACCACCGCGAAGCCCCGGCCCGCCTCGCCGGCCCTTGCGGCCTCTATGGCGGCGTTCAGGGCCAGGAGGTTGGTCTGGTCCGCTATCTTGGATATGGTGTCCACGAAGGACGTTATCTTCTCCACCGAATCGCTGAGTTTAAGTATGGCGCTTACGTTCTCCTCCCCCCTTGAGGCCACGTCCTTGACGTTTCCTATGACCTCAAGGAAGTCCTCCGCCGCCTCGTCCACCTCTCCCTGGGCCACGGCCCCGGACTGGGCGCCCCTTTCCGCCGCCGATGCCACCGCCTTGGAGCCCACGGTGACCTCCCCCACCGCCGCCTTGGTCTCCTCCGCGCTGGCGGCGTCCGAAGAGGCCATGTCCTTCACGGTCCCCACCGCCCCCCGTATCTCCTCCACCGAGGCGCTGAGCTCCTCGCTCAGGGCGGACAGGCTCTCCGCGGCGGATGAGACGTCCAGGACCGCCTTTGAAAGGGACGTCAAGGTGCGGCGCTGGTTGGATATCATGGACCAAAGGGACTCGGTGATGGCCCCCATCTCGTCGGACCTTCCAGAGGGAAGATAGGACCTGTCGATCCTAAGGTCCCCCTGTCCCGCCCGCTCCGCCGCCTCACAAAGCCTCGACAGGGGGCCCGTCACAAGCCTCCTGGAAAGCCACGCCACGGAAATGCCTATTAGCCCCATGGCCAAAAGGAGCACCAGCCCCTGATAGAGGGCGCTTCTCATGGCCTTGGCTTTAACGTCGTAAACGTAAACCCCGGTTCCAAACCACCAGCCGAAGGGCTCGAAACGGCGCACGTAGGCCACCTTGGGTTCCACCCGGTTAGTGTTGGAGTTAAGCCAATGGTAGGTGAGGTACCCCTCCCCCTTTGAACGGGCCACCTCCCTCAGCTCCCGCTGAACCCATACCCCCCTCTTGTCCTGTGAGTCCAGGAACTTGCCCCTCTCGTTGCCCTGGAAGGGGATGGCCACGCGGTTTTCCATGTCGTAGCCGAAGATGTAGTTCTTGCCCTCGAAATGCAGCTTCGATATCTCCTCCCCCGCCAGGAACATGGCCTCCTCCCTGGAGATCTTCCCCTCCTGGAACTTAGAGTTCCAGTGCTCCAGTATGCCGTAGGTGAAGTCCACCATGTCCTTGACCGCCTTCAACCGGTCCTCGTAGACGTCCTGGTAGGACCTGTGGTAGGAGATGCCCATCAACGCCGCCGCCGCAAGGCCGAGCAGGACGAAAACCGGCACCAGCAGCTTCGCGCTGAGCCCTGACATCCTCTTCTTGCCGGACATGCCGCCACCCCCCTCGCTTTAGGATGATTGAACATCTTATCACGAAAGCCATGCCAATATAAACATAAAACATAACAAATAAAATGAAACAAATTCACTAAAACAAGTACTACATTATTTAATCAAAAAATGGTGTATCTTTTATATAATCAAATCAAGCCAAGGCCCCGCCGGGGGCGGGCTAAAACCAAGGGAGGTGTTCGGATGTCTAGCAACGGAAACGCGGGATCCGGAGGGATTCTTGGGTTCTACTTCCGGTCCAGCCTGGTGGTTCGCATCCTTCTCGCAACGGTCCTGGGCGCCGCCGTGGGGCTCATGGTTGGGCCCCAAGCGGCAGCCATAAAGCCGCTGGGGGATCTTTTGATAAGGCTTCTTAAGATGATAGTCATCCCGGTGGTCTTCTTCTCCCTGGTGGTGGGAGCCTCCAGCGTTACCCCGTCGAAGCTAGGAACCGTGGGGGTAAAGGTGGTGGGCTACTACATGCTCACCAGCGCCGTGGCGGTGGCCATAGGGCTGGGGGTGGGCAACTTCTTCAAGCCCGGGTTGGGACTCAACCTTCCCGCCGAGGGCGCGGCGGACATATCCGCCAAGGCCCCGTCCCTGGTGGAGACCCTTCTCAACATAGTGCCCGACAACCCCATGGCCGCCATGGTGAACGGGACCATGCTGCAGGTCATCTTCTTCGCCCTGCTGTTCGGAATAGCCCTGAGCGTGCTCATGTCCAGCTCAGACCAGCGCCTTAAGGCCTCCGGGGAGGCCATGTTCCGGATATGCGACGGCGGCGCCGAGGCCATGTACAAGATAACCAAGTGGGCCATGGAGTACGCCCCCATAGGGGTGTTCGCCCTCATGGCCACCGCCTTCGGCCAGCAGGGGGCCAAGGCGGCGGGGCCCCTGGGCATGACCATAATGGCCATGTACATCGCCTTCGCCATACACTTCGTGGTGGTCTACGGCATATCCCTAAAGGCCGTGGGGCTGGGACTTCCAGCCTTCGTCCGCCACGCCAAGGACGCCATGCTCACCGCCTTCGTCACCCGAAGCAGCAGCGCCACCCTGCCGGTGTCCATGGAGGTGGCGGAGGAAATGGGAGCGCCCAAGGGCATCTACTCCTTCTCCCTGCCCCTTGGGGCCACCATAAACATGAACGGAACCGCCATATACCAGGGCATCTGCGTGCTGTTCGTGGCCAACTGCATAGGACAGAACCTCACCATATCCCAGCAGCTCATGGTGATACTCAGCGCCACCCTGGCGGCCATAGGCACCGCCGGGGTGCCGGGCTCCGGAGCCATAATGCTCCTCATGGTGCTCAACTCCGCGGGCATATCCCTCACCGGAGGCGCCGCCGCCGCTTACGGCATGATACTTGGCATAGACGCCATAATGGACATGGGACGTACGCTCCTCAACGTCACCGGAGACATCGTGGGCACCGTGATGGTGGCCAAGGCGGAGGGGGAGCTGGACCAGTCCAAGTGGAACCAATAGGACAAGCCCAAAGCTACTAAGCGGGGCCCAGGGCAACGGCGAAGGACCACAAGGGGCCCAAAGGGGCTAAAGAAAGGCCGCCGGGGGGATTTTATTATTTATTAAACCCCTCCGGCGGCCTTCGCATGTGGAGGGGCCAAGGGGAGGAAGAAAGGCGTAGGAAACGAAAAAGGAGGGGCTCAACGCCCCTCCGGATCGAGCTTCAGCAACCTAGCCCACGAACACCTCTTCGATCTTCCTCAAGGCCTCGTCGATCTCCTCCTTGGTGATCACAAGGGGAGGGGCGAAGCGGATGATCCAGCCGTGGGTCTCCTTGCACAGAAGCCCCCGGTCCTTGAGGGCCGTGGTGTATATCCTGGCCTTGCCGGCGGACTCGTTGAGCACCACGCCGATGAGGAGCCCCTTGCCACGCACCTGCTTTATCTTGTCCGTCTTGGCCTGGATGGTCCTAAGGCCGTCCATGAAGTACTTGCCGAGCTCCGCCGCCCGGTCCGCCAGCTTCTCCTCCATGAGGACGTCGATGGCCGCCATGGCCACCGCGCAGGCCAAGGGGTTGCCGCCGAAGGTGGAACCGTGGGTGCCGGGCTTGAAGACCCCCAGCACGTTCTCGTTGGCCGCCACGGCGGACACGGGGAACACGCCGCCACCCAGGGCCTTGCCCATGATTATTATGTCCGGGTCCACGTCCTCGTGCTGGAAGGCGAAGGTCTTGCCGGTCCTGCAGAAGCCCGTCTGCACCTCGTCCACCGCCAGGAGCACGTTGTTCTCCCGGCAGAGCTTCTCAAGGCCCTTGAGGAAGCCGTCGCTGGGGACCCGAACCCCCGCCTCCCCCTGGATGGGCTCCACCAGGATGCCCACGGTGTTCTTGTTTATGGCCTTCTTCACCGCCTCCAGGTCGTCGTAGGGAACCACCACGAAGCCGGGGGTGAAGGGGCCGTAGTAGTCCCTGGCGTCGGGGTCCACGGAGAAGGAAATGATGGTGGTGGTGCGGCCGTGGAAGTTCTCCTCGAAGACGATTATCTCCGCCTTGTTCTCCTCCACGCCCTTGACCATGTAGCCCCACTTGCGCATGGTCTTTATGGCGGTCTCAACGGCCTCGGCGCCGGTGTTCATGGGGAGCACCATGTCCTTGCCGGTCACCTCCGCCAGCTTCTTGGCGAAGAGGGGCCACTTGTCGTTGTAGAAAGCCCGGGAGGTGAGGGTGAGAACGTCCGCCTGGTCCTTGAGGGCCTTTATTATCCTGGGGTGCCGGTGCCCCTGGTTCACCGCCGAGTAGGCGGAGAGCATGTCCATGTAACGGCGCCCCTCGGGATCCTCGACCCATATACCCTCGGCCTTGCATATCACCACCTCCAGGGGGTGATAGTTGTGGGCCCCGTACTTGTGCTCCATTTCCATGAGTTCCTTGGACGTGTACATACCTTTCTCCTCCTCCTTCGCTTCTAGCCCCTCTGGTCCAGAGCAGGGATGGGGACGGCGGGGCATTAAACCTTTTTCTTCGGAAAGTTTATACCATTGAGGATTGCAATGCAACCCCCGCAGGGCCAAGGGCCCGCCGAAGCTTCTGAAAACCCCCGCAGGCAACACTCTAACCAGCCGCCCCATAAAAAAACACCAAAAACCAAACATCAAATCCGGCGATGGGCGCCATATATTATACAGCGCCAACATATAGACGCATAACCTAAAGAAATCTCTTAATAGTAAAAATTAAGAATTTTACACCACCACGACGCCGGTTCATGCTACCATTCCAATGGGACACAAAAGGCAAAAAAATGCTCCTAATTTGATTTGTCTTTCATAACAAAGGAGGTGGATCGTACCAAAGCAGGTTTTGTTCAACACACCGCACCGTCAGCTTCATACCTTAAGTTGTATCCAATGAAAAAATTGCGAAACTAGGAGGGGTATGGTTTGACTAACAAGCAGCGACGAGGCCTATTCAACCGTTTCCTTGACGTGGTGGAGAGGGGCGGCAACAAGCTTCCCCATCCGGCCACGCTGTTCCTCATCCTCGGGGTGCTGGTGGTTCTGATCTCCGGCATCGCGGCCTCCGGTGGACTCCAGGTTACCTACGAGCGGGTGTCCGAGGGCAAGGCAGAGCAGGTCACGGTGGCGGCGGTGAGCCTCATGTCCAAGGAGGGCCTTAGGCAGATCTTCGCCGAGGCGGTAAACAACTTCACCGGCTTCGCCCCCTTAGGAACCGTCCTGGTGGCCATGCTGGGCGTGGCGGTGGCGGAGGGGACGGGGCTCATCCAGGCCTGCCTTAAGAAGCTGGTCTTGAGCACCCCCAAGAGGCTCATAACCTTCGTGGTGGTCTTCGCTGGGGTCATGTCCAACATCGCCTCCGACGCGGGCTACGTGGTGCTGGTGCCCCTGGGGGCCATAGTGTTCCTGGGCTTCAAGCGCCATCCCCTGGCGGGCCTTGCCGCCGCCTTCGCCGGCGTTTCCGGAGGCTTCAGCGCAAACCTGCTGGTGGGCACCATAGACCCGCTGCTGTCGGGCATAAGCCAGGAGGCGGCCCGCATATTCCAGCCCGGCTACGTGGTCAACCCCACGGACAACTACTACTTCATGGCGGTCTCAACCATAATCATATCCATAATAGGAACCTGGATAACCGAGAAGGTGGTGGAGCCCAGGCTCGGCGCCTACCACGGCGACCACCACGACGACCACGACCTCTCAACCTTCACCGACGAGGAACGCCGGGGGCTTAAGGCGGCTGGGCTCAGCCTCATCCTATTCACCGCCCTCATCCTGGCCCTGGTGCTCCCCGCCAACGGCATCCTCCGGGACGACGAGGGCAAGATCCTGGGACACACCCCCTTCATGAGCGCCCTGGTGCCCATCATCGCCATGGGCTTCCTCTTCCCCGGCATCGTCTACGGCGTGGTCACCGGCAAGGTGAAGAACGACAAGCAGGTGGCCTCCCTCATGGGCAAGGGCATGTCCTCCATGGGAAGCTACATCGTGCTCGCCTTCTTCGCCGCCCAGTTCGTAAGCTACTTCAAGTGGTCCAACCTGGGGATAATCCTGGCGGTCAAGGGGGCCAACTTCCTCAAGGCCACGGGCATGACCGGCATATCCCTCATGATCGGCTTCATCCTGGTGGCGGCCTTCATCAACCTCTTCATCGGAAGCGCCTCCGCCAAGTGGGCCATCATGGCGCCGGTGTTCGTGCCCATGTTCATGGGCCTGGGCTACACCCCCGCCTTCACCCAGCTGGTGTACCGCATCGGGGACTCCTGCACCAACATAATCACACCCCTCATGTCCTACTTCGCGGTCATCGTGGCCTTCGCCCAGAAGTACAAGAAGGACCTAGGTATGGGCACCCTCATCTCCATCATGCTGCCCTACTCCATGGCCTTCCTGGTGGGATGGACGCTCCTCATGATCGTATGGTTCTTCCTGGGCCTTCCCATTGGCCCCGGAGCGCTGATAAGGCTATAATCAAAAACGAAACTTCCCTTTGGGTTTTCAAAAACCCCGGGAGTTCTCAACACCGCAACCGGGCAGCACAAGCACGCCAGTCCCCTAAGGGACGGCATAGAGCGCCGATAATGGGGGTCCCGCCCTGCGGAGGGGCGAGGACCCCCTCTTACAAGGAGGTATTGGGATGATAAACCGAGAAAGGCTGCTGGATGAGTTCCTTGAGCTGGTCAGGATACCAAGCCCCTCGGGCAAGGAAAAGGCCCTGGCGGACCTGTTGGTGGAGAAGCTGAAGGCCCTGGGCCTTCAGGTCACCGTGGATAGGGCTGGGGAGAGCATAGGAGGCCAGACGGGCAACGTGATCGGCCGCTTGGAGGGTTCCAAGGACGCGGAGGCGGTGCTCTTCAGCTGCCACATGGACACCGTGTCCCCCTGCGAGAAGATAGTGCCCATAGTTAAGAACAACGCGGTCTACAGCGACGGCACCAGCGTGCTTGGCGCCGACGACAAGGCGGGAATAGCGGCGGTGCTGGAGGCCTTGAGGTGCCTTAAGGAGTCTCAGGAACCCCACGGCCCCGTGGAGGTGGTCTTCTCCATCTGGGAGGAGGGGGGGCTTAGGGGGGCCCAGAACCTGGACACCTCCCTCATAACCGCCAAGCACGCCTACGTGCTGGACAGCGGCGGCGAGGTGGGGGAGATCGTCATAACGGGCCCCGCCCAGGACAAGATAGACGTGGTGATAAAGGGCAGGAGCGCCCACGCGGGGGTGGCCCCGGAGGAGGGCGTGAGCGCCATAATGATAGCCGCCAGGGCCATAGAGGGCATGAAGCTCCTTAGGATAGACCACGAGACCACCGCCAACGTAGGCTACATATCCGGCGGCGGGGCCACCAACATAGTCACCCCCGAGGTGGTCATAAGGGCGGAGGCTCGAAGCCTGGACGAGTCCAAGCTGGACGCCCAGAGCGCCCACATGGCGGAGCGCTTTAAAATGGCGGCGGAGGAGATGGGGGGTGTGGCGGAGGTCACCGTCACAAGGGCGTACCCGCCGTTCAACGTGCCGGAGGACAGCGCCACGGTGCGGATGGTGAAGCAGGCAGCGGAGCGGATGGGGCTCACCCCGAAGACCGCTTCCACCGGCGGCGGCAGCGACACCAACATCCTGAACTCCAAGGGGATCTCGGCGGTGAACCTGGGCATAGGGGAGCGGAAGCCCCACACCCTGGAGGAACACATATACATAAAGGACCTGGAGGGCAGCGCCCGGCTGGTGCTGGAGATAATAAGGTCCTTCGCGGGGGCAAGGTAAGAAAATCCAAGCCCCAAAACACCAAGGCAGAGGCCCGGCCCATCATCATGGGCGGGCCTCTGGCGTTTAAACGCCCATGTCCGACAGGGCCTTGGGCTGCCGTATAATCTCTACGGATGAGGCTTAAAAAGACCGGCCCCGAAGGGGGGCCTTTGCGGAGGGGTGTTGAAGGGCATGGGAAAGCTCTTGGCGGTGTGCGTAAGCCGTAACAGGCAGGAACCCAAGTCTCCGGTTCCCGCCGCCTTGTTCGTGCAGGGCAAGGGTATAGAGGGGGACTCCCACTTCGGCATGGGACGTCAGGTGAGCCTCTTGAGGGCCGAGGACGTCCGCTCCGCCGAAGCTGAGGCGGGCTTCGAATTTCCCCCCGGCAGCCTTGCGGAGAACCTGGTTGTGGAGGGCCTTCCGGAGGACCTGGCGCCGGGGCGGGTGATATCCATAGGGGACGTGAAGCTCCGGGTGGACGAGAAGGGCAAGAAACCCGGGGAACCCCACACCTACGACTACCGGGGATGGTGCCTTCTGCCCACCAAGGGCTTCTTCCTGTCGGTCCTCAAGGGAGGCGCCGCGTCCCCCGGAGCTCAAGTCATACTGGAGGAGGGGTACGTTGAAGGGGGAAGGGTTTAACCACAAGGCCAAAGACCGGGCCGGGGTGGATGAAATCCAAAGGCGGGCGGAAGAGTACCTGGAGGCGCTGAAGCTCAAGGGCTGCCGCCGGACGGAGCAGAGGCGGCTCATCATAGAGACGCTTCTTGAAAGCCGGGGAGAGCACCTGAACGCCCGGGAGATCATGGAACGGGTGCAGTCCAAGGACCCCTCCATCGGGTTCGCCACGGTGTACCGGACCCTCATGGTCCTCGAGGAGATGGGGCTTGTGCAGTCCTTCGAGCGGGGGGAGGGCTTCGCCAGGTTCGACATCCCCGACGGGGACATACACGTCCACATAACCTGCCGTGGCTGCGGCAGGACCGTCCACCTGGACTTCCCAGGGGACCTCCAAGAGACCCTCACCTCCTGGATAAAGGGGGCCGGCTTCTCACCGGTGCCCCAGACGGCGCACCTTTACGGCCTGTGCCCGTCATGCGCCGCAAAACCCCATGGCGCCCCGCAAGCTGTGATGCCGTGCTGCGGCCGGAGAAGAAGGGGCATCCAGGATTGACGCTTTAGAAGTACCACAAGACCCCCCGGAGCGTTTGCCGGTCTTCGGGGGGTTGTAAAATGGCCGCTTTTATTGATAATGAATATCTATAACCATAAGAAGGAGGCAGTTTCATGACCATAGCAGTGGCGGCGGAGGGCAACACCCCCGACTCTCAGCCATGCCAGCGTTTCGCCAGGGCGCCTTGGTTTCTCATATTCCGGGATGACGGGGCTTTCGAGGGGGCCCTAAAGACCGATCCTGTAGAACACGGGGCGGCGGCTTCGGCGGTGGAGCTGCTCTCCCGCAACGGCGTCAAGACGGTGTTGGCCCCCCAACTGGGCCCCAACGCCCAAGGGGCTTTGCGGCAGGCGGGCATAAAGGCCTACTCCTCCAAGGCTCCTTCCGCCGCGGAGGCGGTGGCCCTGTACCTATCCGGCGGCGCCGAAAGCCTGGATTGAGGTCGAAACCAACCGAAAGGGAGAGAGTACAAATGGAGAACAACCAGTGTGAGGGCTGCGGCAGCAGGGGAACCTGTACTTCAACCCCTGAGGAGTGCGGCATGCCCCAGAGGAGTCCCCGGAACGGCATAGGCAAGATAGTGGCGGTGGGCAGCGGCAAGGGCGGGGTGGGCAAGAGCTCCGTCGNNNNNNNNNNGGTGGGCATACTGGACGCGGACATAACGGGCCCCTCCATACCCGCCATGCTGGGGGTGACCCAAAGGCCCACCGCTTCCCCGGAGGGCTTGGTGCCCCCAAAGTCCCGCTTGGAGGTGTCGGTCATGTCCATAAACCTGTTCCTGGATGACCCCACCCAACCGGTGGTTTGGAGGGGGCCCATAATAGCCAACACCATCAAGCAGCTACAGCCAAGTCCTCTGGGGCAAGCTGGACACCCTCATAGTGGACCTGCCGCCGGGCACCGCCGACGCACCCCTCACGGTGATGCAGAGCCTGCCATTGGACGGCTTCGTGGTGGTGACATCCCCCCAGTGCCTGGTGGGCATGGTGGTGGAAAAGGCCATGCACATGGCAAAGATGCTTAACGTGCCCATATTGGGGCTGGTGGAGAACATGGCCTACGCCCTGTGCCCCCGATGCGGCGAGAAGATCCAGCTCTTCGGCGACGGAGGGCTGGAAGAGATATCCCAAAGGTGGCATGTCCCAAAGCTGGCAAGCCTCACCATGGATCCTAAAATATCCCGCCTGGCGGATTCGGGGCGCCTTGAGGATTACCACGACAAGGATGGGCTTGAGCCGCTGGTGGAGGGATTCTTGAAGAGCCTGGAGGGGTAACCTCAATGCCATAGCCTATCCAAGGGCCCCCTTATGGGAGGCCCTTTATCCTTTATGTTCAATCCTAAAACACTCCTAATGGCCTAAGCCGCATCACCTGCCACCAGTAGGATCCCGCGGCCTTCCTCCTCTTTACTCCACGTCCAGCCTTGGGGGTTGATTTTGGGGCCGATAACAATATAATGATAATCAATATCACTAACAGGGAGGGATGCCCATGCCTGGAATGGATGGGACCGGACCGATTGGACCAAGGGGACGGTGGTTTTGCCGGCAAGGACCAGGCCTGTGCCGCATCGGAAGGGGCCTTGGAGGTGCGGGGTTGGCGGAAGGGGCTGGACCTAAGGGCCTTGGAATACTAAGCAGGCTCAAAGCCCTGGAGGAACAGGTCATGGAGCTCAAGGGGATGTGCCAGGGAACAAGCGGCGAAGCCGATCGCTGAAGGAGGGGCCATTGGAAGATGAAGATAGCCATACCGGTAGAGGGACAAAACCTGTGCCGCCACTTCGGACATGCCCCCCACTTCCTGGTGGCCACAACGGAGGGCAGCGAGGTTACAGCCAAGGAGCTGCTGGACAACCCAGGACATGAGATGGGTCGCATCCCGGCGTGGCTCGCCGAGATCGGCGTTAGGGCCGTCATAAGCGGCGGCATGGGGGAACGGGCGGTTAACCTCCTAAGGTCCAAGGGGATAGAGGTATACCTTGGGGTAACGGGCCCCGCCGAACTGGCCCTTGAGATGTTCCTCAACGGGAAGCTCAAGGGAGGGGAGAGCCTTTG from Thermanaerothrix sp. encodes the following:
- a CDS encoding methyl-accepting chemotaxis protein, producing the protein MSGKKRMSGLSAKLLVPVFVLLGLAAAALMGISYHRSYQDVYEDRLKAVKDMVDFTYGILEHWNSKFQEGKISREEAMFLAGEEISKLHFEGKNYIFGYDMENRVAIPFQGNERGKFLDSQDKRGVWVQRELREVARSKGEGYLTYHWLNSNTNRVEPKVAYVRRFEPFGWWFGTGVYVYDVKAKAMRSALYQGLVLLLAMGLIGISVAWLSRRLVTGPLSRLCEAAERAGQGDLRIDRSYLPSGRSDEMGAITESLWSMISNQRRTLTSLSKAVLDVSSAAESLSALSEELSASVEEIRGAVGTVKDMASSDAASAEETKAAVGEVTVGSKAVASAAERGAQSGAVAQGEVDEAAEDFLEVIGNVKDVASRGEENVSAILKLSDSVEKITSFVDTISKIADQTNLLALNAAIEAARAGEAGRGFAVVAEEVRKLAEESNQASRSIGDLIGDLKEQVKGAVGSIESSGVVLVRSSEMSQRAMERLERATQAVKGVIDSLSDLAAVSEEQSALASEMESAVEHIAASTVQISSTMDSVYRSVEESAKGSSDIARQAEQLTQRAQELKELMESFKL
- a CDS encoding dicarboxylate/amino acid:cation symporter, translating into MSSNGNAGSGGILGFYFRSSLVVRILLATVLGAAVGLMVGPQAAAIKPLGDLLIRLLKMIVIPVVFFSLVVGASSVTPSKLGTVGVKVVGYYMLTSAVAVAIGLGVGNFFKPGLGLNLPAEGAADISAKAPSLVETLLNIVPDNPMAAMVNGTMLQVIFFALLFGIALSVLMSSSDQRLKASGEAMFRICDGGAEAMYKITKWAMEYAPIGVFALMATAFGQQGAKAAGPLGMTIMAMYIAFAIHFVVVYGISLKAVGLGLPAFVRHAKDAMLTAFVTRSSSATLPVSMEVAEEMGAPKGIYSFSLPLGATINMNGTAIYQGICVLFVANCIGQNLTISQQLMVILSATLAAIGTAGVPGSGAIMLLMVLNSAGISLTGGAAAAYGMILGIDAIMDMGRTLLNVTGDIVGTVMVAKAEGELDQSKWNQ
- the rocD gene encoding ornithine--oxo-acid transaminase, giving the protein MYTSKELMEMEHKYGAHNYHPLEVVICKAEGIWVEDPEGRRYMDMLSAYSAVNQGHRHPRIIKALKDQADVLTLTSRAFYNDKWPLFAKKLAEVTGKDMVLPMNTGAEAVETAIKTMRKWGYMVKGVEENKAEIIVFEENFHGRTTTIISFSVDPDARDYYGPFTPGFVVVPYDDLEAVKKAINKNTVGILVEPIQGEAGVRVPSDGFLKGLEKLCRENNVLLAVDEVQTGFCRTGKTFAFQHEDVDPDIIIMGKALGGGVFPVSAVAANENVLGVFKPGTHGSTFGGNPLACAVAMAAIDVLMEEKLADRAAELGKYFMDGLRTIQAKTDKIKQVRGKGLLIGVVLNESAGKARIYTTALKDRGLLCKETHGWIIRFAPPLVITKEEIDEALRKIEEVFVG
- a CDS encoding AbgT family transporter; its protein translation is MTNKQRRGLFNRFLDVVERGGNKLPHPATLFLILGVLVVLISGIAASGGLQVTYERVSEGKAEQVTVAAVSLMSKEGLRQIFAEAVNNFTGFAPLGTVLVAMLGVAVAEGTGLIQACLKKLVLSTPKRLITFVVVFAGVMSNIASDAGYVVLVPLGAIVFLGFKRHPLAGLAAAFAGVSGGFSANLLVGTIDPLLSGISQEAARIFQPGYVVNPTDNYYFMAVSTIIISIIGTWITEKVVEPRLGAYHGDHHDDHDLSTFTDEERRGLKAAGLSLILFTALILALVLPANGILRDDEGKILGHTPFMSALVPIIAMGFLFPGIVYGVVTGKVKNDKQVASLMGKGMSSMGSYIVLAFFAAQFVSYFKWSNLGIILAVKGANFLKATGMTGISLMIGFILVAAFINLFIGSASAKWAIMAPVFVPMFMGLGYTPAFTQLVYRIGDSCTNIITPLMSYFAVIVAFAQKYKKDLGMGTLISIMLPYSMAFLVGWTLLMIVWFFLGLPIGPGALIRL
- a CDS encoding M20/M25/M40 family metallo-hydrolase; protein product: MINRERLLDEFLELVRIPSPSGKEKALADLLVEKLKALGLQVTVDRAGESIGGQTGNVIGRLEGSKDAEAVLFSCHMDTVSPCEKIVPIVKNNAVYSDGTSVLGADDKAGIAAVLEALRCLKESQEPHGPVEVVFSIWEEGGLRGAQNLDTSLITAKHAYVLDSGGEVGEIVITGPAQDKIDVVIKGRSAHAGVAPEEGVSAIMIAARAIEGMKLLRIDHETTANVGYISGGGATNIVTPEVVIRAEARSLDESKLDAQSAHMAERFKMAAEEMGGVAEVTVTRAYPPFNVPEDSATVRMVKQAAERMGLTPKTASTGGGSDTNILNSKGISAVNLGIGERKPHTLEEHIYIKDLEGSARLVLEIIRSFAGAR
- a CDS encoding transcriptional repressor — translated: MKGEGFNHKAKDRAGVDEIQRRAEEYLEALKLKGCRRTEQRRLIIETLLESRGEHLNAREIMERVQSKDPSIGFATVYRTLMVLEEMGLVQSFERGEGFARFDIPDGDIHVHITCRGCGRTVHLDFPGDLQETLTSWIKGAGFSPVPQTAHLYGLCPSCAAKPHGAPQAVMPCCGRRRRGIQD
- a CDS encoding NifB/NifX family molybdenum-iron cluster-binding protein → MKIAIPVEGQNLCRHFGHAPHFLVATTEGSEVTAKELLDNPGHEMGRIPAWLAEIGVRAVISGGMGERAVNLLRSKGIEVYLGVTGPAELALEMFLNGKLKGGESLCSHQLGHQEQCGHGGEGCSH